The proteins below are encoded in one region of Pirellulales bacterium:
- a CDS encoding FHA domain-containing protein, producing MFAEPQSLGELVPIGGGDPIPLLKRTLLVGRRESCDIVLRFPNVSTHHCQLTLIAGYWYVKDQASKNGVKVNGSRVTEKRLDPGDELAVAKHKYEINYSPIDLGAVGPPPAEDQQNEIFSKSLLERAGLTRPGKPLPGAEPKRYNVLDNSAGQIKDPNRIV from the coding sequence TTGGTGCCGATCGGCGGCGGCGACCCCATTCCGCTGTTGAAACGGACGCTATTGGTTGGGCGGCGTGAAAGCTGCGATATTGTCTTGCGATTCCCCAATGTCTCGACCCACCATTGCCAACTCACGTTGATCGCCGGGTATTGGTACGTAAAGGACCAGGCGAGCAAGAATGGAGTTAAGGTCAACGGATCGCGGGTGACCGAAAAGCGACTCGACCCGGGAGATGAGTTGGCGGTCGCCAAGCATAAATATGAGATCAACTATTCGCCGATCGATCTCGGCGCCGTCGGCCCGCCGCCGGCCGAGGATCAGCAGAACGAAATCTTCTCGAAGTCGCTGCTCGAACGGGCCGGATTGACGCGCCCCGGCAAACCGCTCCCCGGCGCGGAACCGAAGCGCTACAACGTGCTCGACAACTCGGCTGGACAGATCAAGGACCCGAATCGGATCGTGTAG